In the genome of Paenibacillus pabuli, one region contains:
- a CDS encoding ribose-phosphate diphosphokinase produces MTYFDSKLKIFTCNSNPKLAHQIADYIGIPMGESHTTSFSDGEIQVKLSESVRGCHVYIVQSTCLPVNDNLMEMLVMIDALKRASAKTINVVIPYYGYARQDRKARSRDPITAKLVANLIEKAGATRVIAMDLHAMQIQGFFDIPVDHLLGVPILAQYFRSKQIENPVVVSPDHGGVVRARKLADFLNAPLAIIDKRRPEPNVSEVMNIIGNIEGKTAILIDDIIDTAGTIVLGANALMEGGVKEVYACCTHPVLSGPAMERLENAPLKEVIVTDTIPITHANPTSKLKVLSVAPLLGEAIIRVHEELSISKLFEIE; encoded by the coding sequence ATGACTTATTTTGATTCGAAATTAAAAATATTTACTTGCAATTCTAACCCCAAGCTTGCCCATCAAATTGCTGATTATATCGGAATTCCTATGGGTGAATCTCACACAACCAGCTTCAGTGATGGTGAGATCCAAGTGAAACTCTCTGAAAGTGTTCGGGGCTGTCACGTCTATATCGTGCAGTCTACTTGCTTGCCGGTTAATGACAACCTGATGGAAATGCTCGTAATGATTGATGCACTTAAACGGGCATCCGCCAAGACGATTAACGTTGTTATCCCGTACTATGGTTATGCCAGACAGGACCGTAAGGCCCGTTCGCGTGATCCGATTACAGCCAAGCTGGTTGCCAACCTGATCGAAAAAGCAGGTGCAACCCGTGTAATCGCGATGGACTTGCATGCCATGCAGATTCAGGGATTCTTCGATATTCCGGTCGATCATCTGCTCGGCGTGCCGATTTTGGCTCAATATTTCCGCTCGAAACAGATCGAAAATCCGGTTGTTGTATCGCCTGACCACGGCGGCGTAGTACGCGCTCGGAAACTGGCGGACTTCCTGAATGCACCTCTCGCAATTATCGACAAACGTCGTCCGGAGCCGAATGTCAGCGAAGTGATGAACATTATCGGTAACATCGAAGGTAAAACAGCCATTCTGATCGATGACATCATTGATACGGCGGGAACGATTGTACTGGGAGCGAATGCTCTGATGGAAGGCGGCGTGAAGGAAGTGTACGCTTGCTGTACTCACCCGGTATTGTCGGGACCTGCGATGGAACGCTTGGAGAATGCACCGCTGAAGGAAGTTATCGTAACAGATACCATTCCAATTACGCATGCTAACCCGACGAGCAAACTTAAAGTGTTGTCTGTAGCACCTTTGCTTGGAGAAGCCATTATCCGTGTTCATGAGGAATTGTCAATCAGCAAACTGTTTGAAATTGAATAA
- the pth gene encoding aminoacyl-tRNA hydrolase has translation MKWIVGLGNPGPNYAKTRHNIGFMALDRLADRHNISITQSKCKALIGEGIIGGVKTVLIKPMTFMNLSGESVRAYMDFYKVSLEDLIVVYDDMDTETGKVRLRYQGSAGGHNGIKSIIQHTGTQQFNRVRMGISRPEPGHAIVDYVLSKFMKNEKEALDQTIEQTCDALEYSLDHTFEQTMAKFNG, from the coding sequence ATGAAGTGGATTGTCGGCCTCGGAAATCCAGGCCCAAACTACGCCAAAACCCGCCATAATATTGGCTTTATGGCACTTGATCGACTTGCAGATCGTCATAACATCTCCATAACGCAGAGCAAATGTAAGGCGCTGATTGGAGAAGGTATAATTGGTGGCGTCAAAACGGTGCTGATTAAACCAATGACGTTTATGAACCTGTCCGGTGAGTCGGTAAGGGCTTATATGGATTTTTATAAAGTTAGTCTCGAGGACCTGATTGTCGTCTATGACGACATGGACACGGAAACAGGCAAAGTCAGATTGCGTTACCAAGGTAGTGCGGGTGGTCACAATGGAATCAAATCCATTATCCAACATACCGGTACTCAGCAGTTTAACCGGGTACGGATGGGAATATCCCGACCAGAACCCGGACATGCCATTGTAGACTACGTACTGTCGAAGTTTATGAAGAACGAAAAGGAAGCGCTCGATCAAACGATCGAACAGACCTGTGATGCATTGGAGTATAGTCTGGATCATACGTTTGAGCAGACGATGGCCAAGTTCAACGGGTGA
- a CDS encoding anti-sigma-F factor Fin family protein, protein MSVNYVCRHCRTFIGQIDSARITEAQLGFHFLTPDERRDIIAYNSGGDITVRITCDYCKEALEFNPELSLLASPLQ, encoded by the coding sequence ATGTCAGTGAATTATGTGTGTAGGCATTGCCGTACATTTATTGGACAAATCGATTCTGCCCGGATAACGGAAGCGCAGTTGGGCTTTCATTTCTTGACCCCCGACGAGCGGAGGGATATAATAGCGTATAATTCCGGTGGCGATATAACCGTACGAATTACATGTGATTATTGCAAAGAAGCTTTGGAGTTCAATCCTGAGCTGAGCCTGCTTGCGAGCCCGCTTCAATAA
- the mfd gene encoding transcription-repair coupling factor, with amino-acid sequence MLQALIQAFSKDPDFGSITAGISSGMKEQLVSGLSGSARQIMLAALHQEMNRPLLVVTHNMFSAQKIAEDLQEALSPDQVLLYPANELVAAEAAVSSPETLGQRIDVLVRCAQGFRGVVVIPFSGVRRYVPLPEVMANAQITIKQGNTLELDSFLLEMVKLGYERVERVESRGEMSVRGGIIDFYPVTSSIAYRVELFDDEIDSIRTFDPADQRSIERISEVTVLPCKELIADRERMEKAADAAAILLDQQLEKMTDRQAKLRLREEIHREIELLREHVYFSEMYKYISPLYPENKTIYDYMPEDTLLVLDEPARLAETSKQLDRDESEWNLHLMQNGKTLPDLHLSADGDDLIYERPFQTLFMSIFLRQVPHTQPQNILNFISRGMQDFHGQMNVLKAEMERWQKAGVQVIMLANGEERLDRMRRVLMDYDIPEPEMLNGHLQTGFEMPSIHLAVVTEGEMFSQKQRKVRKPIRNVDNAERIKSYSELKVGDYVVHQNHGIGKYLGIGTLEVGGIHKDYMHILYAGGDKLSVPIEQIDLIQKYVGSEEKEPKIYKLGGNEWTRVKNKVRTSVQDIADDLIKLYAERQTSKGYGFDKDSAEQQEFEDMFPYDETRDQVRAIEEIKKDMEQNRPMDRLLCGDVGYGKTEVAIRAAFKAAIEGKQVAVLVPTTILAQQHYETFRERFSGYPFNINVLSRFRSRKEQNETAKGIKAGTVDIVIGTHRLLSQDLVFKDLGLLIVDEEQRFGVTHKEKLKKLKTNVDVLTLTATPIPRTLHMSMLGVRDLSVIETPPENRFPVQTYVVEHSQALVREAIERELARGGQVYYLYNRVQGIQEMAAEISELVPEAKVGVGHGQMSETELEKTILDFLDGEYDVLVSTSIIETGVDIPNVNTLIVHDADKMGLSQLYQLRGRVGRSNRIAYAYFTYQRDKVLTEVAEKRLQSIKEFTELGSGFKIAMRDLSIRGAGNLLGAEQHGFIASVGFDLYSQMLAEEINKRKVTMLGEEPVPSDQWNTTLDLSIDAYLPSDYIYDSIQKIEIYKKVAVIASFDDAMELEDELVDRFGDLPEAVINLLAVARLKVYGKIYGIESISQRGDDLTLKFYEGREHAFELSKIAHIGNQFERRVQFEQGPQMLIHVKGKGLGDKQLMELVEKFLESMKSAFKSKGELKNVSKV; translated from the coding sequence TTGTTACAAGCACTTATACAGGCTTTTTCCAAAGATCCAGACTTCGGGTCGATCACGGCCGGGATTTCATCCGGCATGAAGGAGCAATTGGTTTCGGGCTTATCGGGATCTGCACGTCAGATTATGCTGGCCGCCTTACATCAGGAAATGAACCGTCCGTTGCTCGTTGTGACACACAATATGTTTTCCGCTCAAAAAATCGCAGAAGATTTACAGGAAGCGCTTTCACCAGATCAAGTGCTGCTATATCCTGCCAATGAACTTGTTGCCGCTGAAGCTGCTGTTTCCAGTCCGGAAACACTGGGTCAGCGTATTGACGTGTTGGTCCGCTGCGCCCAGGGATTCAGGGGCGTTGTTGTTATCCCGTTTTCCGGGGTAAGGCGTTATGTTCCACTTCCGGAAGTGATGGCTAATGCTCAGATTACAATTAAACAAGGTAATACGCTGGAGCTCGATTCATTCCTTCTGGAGATGGTGAAGCTCGGATATGAACGCGTGGAGCGTGTAGAATCACGCGGCGAGATGAGTGTACGTGGAGGAATTATTGATTTCTATCCGGTCACATCGTCCATTGCTTATCGTGTGGAATTGTTTGATGATGAGATCGATTCCATTCGGACATTTGATCCTGCAGATCAGCGTTCCATTGAACGAATTAGCGAAGTGACGGTACTGCCATGCAAAGAGTTAATTGCAGATCGGGAACGCATGGAGAAGGCTGCGGATGCAGCCGCTATTTTGCTTGACCAACAGCTGGAGAAAATGACAGACCGGCAGGCGAAGCTGCGTCTGCGTGAAGAAATTCATCGCGAGATCGAACTTTTGCGAGAGCATGTGTATTTCTCCGAAATGTATAAATATATTTCACCGCTCTATCCGGAAAACAAGACGATCTACGACTACATGCCGGAAGATACATTGCTTGTACTCGACGAACCAGCAAGACTTGCAGAGACGTCGAAACAGCTTGACCGGGATGAGTCAGAGTGGAATCTGCATTTGATGCAAAACGGGAAGACCCTTCCGGACCTGCATCTGTCGGCAGATGGGGATGATCTAATCTATGAACGTCCATTCCAGACGCTGTTTATGTCTATCTTTTTACGTCAGGTACCTCATACCCAGCCGCAGAATATCCTCAACTTTATCAGCCGTGGAATGCAGGACTTCCATGGTCAGATGAACGTGCTCAAAGCAGAGATGGAGCGATGGCAGAAAGCCGGGGTTCAGGTGATCATGCTGGCTAACGGTGAGGAAAGGCTCGATCGGATGCGCCGAGTACTCATGGATTATGATATTCCAGAGCCGGAGATGCTGAATGGTCACCTGCAAACGGGTTTTGAAATGCCATCCATCCATCTGGCTGTCGTTACCGAAGGCGAGATGTTCTCCCAGAAGCAGCGTAAAGTGCGCAAACCGATTCGTAATGTGGACAATGCTGAACGAATTAAATCGTATAGTGAGCTGAAAGTGGGCGATTATGTCGTTCACCAGAATCACGGGATTGGTAAGTATCTCGGGATCGGCACACTTGAGGTTGGCGGTATTCACAAGGACTACATGCATATTCTCTATGCCGGTGGAGACAAACTGTCTGTACCGATTGAGCAGATTGATCTCATTCAGAAATATGTCGGTTCGGAAGAGAAAGAGCCGAAAATATATAAGCTGGGCGGCAATGAGTGGACACGGGTTAAAAACAAAGTCCGCACATCTGTACAGGATATTGCCGATGATCTAATTAAGCTTTATGCGGAACGCCAGACGTCAAAAGGCTATGGTTTCGACAAAGACTCTGCAGAACAGCAGGAGTTCGAGGACATGTTCCCTTATGATGAGACACGTGATCAGGTGCGTGCCATCGAGGAAATCAAGAAGGATATGGAACAAAATCGTCCGATGGACCGTTTATTGTGTGGAGATGTCGGTTACGGCAAAACCGAAGTTGCAATCCGCGCTGCATTCAAGGCTGCCATTGAAGGGAAACAGGTTGCTGTATTGGTACCGACAACTATTTTGGCACAGCAGCATTATGAAACGTTCCGTGAGCGGTTCTCCGGTTATCCATTTAACATTAATGTACTCAGCCGATTCCGTTCACGTAAAGAGCAAAACGAGACGGCCAAGGGCATTAAGGCAGGTACTGTCGATATCGTCATCGGTACCCATCGCTTATTGTCACAGGACCTGGTCTTCAAGGATCTTGGTCTGTTAATTGTAGATGAAGAGCAGCGCTTCGGTGTAACGCACAAGGAGAAACTGAAAAAGCTGAAAACCAACGTGGACGTGCTGACACTGACAGCAACGCCGATTCCGCGTACCCTTCACATGTCCATGCTGGGCGTTCGGGATCTGTCAGTTATCGAGACACCGCCGGAAAATCGTTTTCCGGTACAGACGTATGTCGTTGAACACAGTCAGGCGCTTGTTCGTGAAGCGATTGAACGTGAATTGGCTCGCGGCGGTCAAGTCTATTACTTGTATAACCGTGTGCAGGGAATTCAGGAGATGGCTGCCGAAATTTCCGAATTGGTCCCTGAAGCCAAGGTTGGTGTGGGGCATGGACAGATGTCGGAAACGGAGCTGGAGAAGACCATTCTGGACTTCCTGGATGGTGAATATGATGTGCTCGTCAGCACAAGCATTATTGAGACCGGGGTGGATATTCCTAACGTAAACACCCTGATTGTGCATGATGCGGACAAAATGGGACTCTCCCAGCTGTATCAGCTGCGTGGACGGGTTGGTCGTTCCAACCGGATTGCGTATGCCTATTTCACGTACCAACGGGATAAAGTGCTGACCGAAGTTGCTGAGAAACGTCTGCAATCGATCAAGGAATTTACCGAACTGGGTTCGGGATTCAAGATCGCGATGCGCGATTTGTCGATCCGCGGCGCGGGCAATCTGCTTGGAGCTGAGCAGCACGGCTTCATTGCGTCTGTCGGATTCGATCTGTATTCTCAGATGCTGGCAGAGGAAATCAACAAACGCAAAGTGACAATGCTTGGGGAAGAGCCAGTGCCATCCGATCAGTGGAATACAACGCTGGATCTCAGTATCGATGCGTACTTGCCGTCTGATTATATTTATGACAGTATTCAGAAGATTGAGATTTATAAAAAAGTGGCGGTTATTGCCTCCTTCGACGATGCGATGGAACTGGAAGACGAATTGGTTGATCGATTCGGTGACCTTCCGGAAGCCGTGATCAATCTGCTGGCGGTAGCCAGACTGAAAGTTTATGGCAAGATCTATGGAATTGAATCCATCTCCCAACGCGGCGATGATCTTACTTTGAAGTTCTACGAAGGCCGAGAACATGCCTTTGAGCTGTCAAAAATCGCACACATTGGAAATCAGTTCGAAAGACGTGTACAATTTGAACAAGGACCCCAAATGCTTATTCATGTCAAAGGCAAAGGGCTTGGGGACAAGCAACTGATGGAGCTGGTAGAGAAATTTCTGGAGTCCATGAAAAGTGCTTTTAAATCAAAGGGGGAACTAAAGAATGTTAGCAAAGTATAA
- a CDS encoding peptidylprolyl isomerase, producing the protein MLAKYKKVGKVLSVSMVAVLSLSLLAACGKKEEAATETKDTSAVVATYDGGTITANEFDMEQRVMKFLYPEYAQMMDMDDFKEYLVKQEVAYEYLSGKASDAAKTEGEKTATEQFDKMKASVQADQWTEMLKAQNLTDQNIKDYMTRIMTVIKDKETGVTEDAIKAEFEKNKDQFTTASVRHVLINFTDPKTQKERKKEDALKIAKEVKKKLDGGADFAKIAKEYSEDPGSAEKGGLYEDTPVANWVEAFKEAAKTLPLNKISDPVETEYGYHVMKVESRTEADYSKLTAEQKETLKSQLAAAEIDTFMTSELDKIVKEVKLPKTDKAEEGTTEGTTGTGTEKGTEGEKTDKGTDTKTDTGTTETDKDKTTGEGTDSSAK; encoded by the coding sequence ATGTTAGCAAAGTATAAAAAGGTAGGGAAAGTACTGTCTGTGAGTATGGTGGCAGTGCTGTCCTTATCACTGCTTGCCGCTTGTGGCAAGAAGGAAGAAGCAGCAACAGAAACGAAGGATACAAGTGCTGTAGTCGCTACGTATGATGGCGGCACAATTACAGCCAATGAATTTGACATGGAGCAACGGGTCATGAAATTCCTGTATCCGGAATATGCACAAATGATGGATATGGATGATTTCAAGGAATACCTGGTAAAACAGGAAGTTGCATATGAATATTTGAGCGGAAAAGCAAGTGATGCAGCCAAAACCGAGGGTGAAAAAACAGCGACAGAGCAATTTGACAAAATGAAAGCCTCTGTCCAAGCTGACCAATGGACCGAGATGCTGAAGGCTCAGAATCTTACAGACCAGAACATCAAGGACTACATGACTCGCATCATGACGGTAATCAAGGATAAAGAAACTGGCGTTACGGAAGATGCGATTAAAGCTGAATTCGAAAAAAATAAAGATCAGTTTACAACGGCGTCTGTACGTCACGTACTGATTAACTTTACAGATCCAAAAACGCAAAAAGAGCGTAAAAAAGAAGATGCGCTTAAAATTGCAAAAGAAGTTAAAAAGAAATTGGACGGCGGAGCCGACTTTGCTAAGATTGCAAAAGAATACTCCGAAGATCCAGGTTCCGCAGAAAAAGGCGGTCTTTATGAAGATACTCCTGTAGCCAATTGGGTAGAAGCCTTCAAAGAAGCTGCTAAAACATTGCCATTGAACAAAATCAGCGACCCTGTTGAAACAGAATACGGTTACCACGTTATGAAAGTGGAATCCCGTACAGAAGCGGACTACAGCAAACTGACTGCTGAACAAAAGGAAACACTTAAGAGCCAATTGGCTGCTGCTGAAATCGACACATTCATGACCAGCGAATTGGATAAAATCGTCAAAGAAGTAAAACTGCCAAAAACGGACAAGGCTGAAGAAGGTACAACTGAAGGTACAACCGGTACAGGGACGGAAAAAGGTACTGAGGGTGAAAAAACCGATAAGGGTACAGATACCAAAACGGATACAGGAACAACTGAAACCGATAAAGATAAAACAACAGGCGAAGGCACAGATTCAAGCGCTAAGTAA
- the spoVT gene encoding stage V sporulation protein T produces MKATGIVRRIDDLGRVVIPKEIRRTLRIREGDPLEIFVDRDGEVILKKYSPIGELGDFAKEYAESLYESTGHVTMISDRDTIITVAGGSKKEYLDKQVGQLVESCMENRKTIMETNNGSYELSKDHDETLSSFVIAPIISGGDPIGTVILFNKDESVKMSQMEVKMSETAAGFLGKQMEQ; encoded by the coding sequence ATGAAAGCTACTGGTATTGTCCGCCGTATTGATGACCTCGGTCGAGTGGTCATTCCGAAAGAAATCCGCCGTACGTTACGTATCCGTGAAGGGGATCCACTTGAGATTTTTGTGGATCGCGATGGAGAGGTTATTCTTAAAAAATATTCGCCCATTGGCGAACTTGGTGATTTTGCCAAAGAATATGCAGAATCACTGTATGAAAGTACAGGCCATGTAACAATGATCTCTGACCGTGATACGATTATTACGGTGGCAGGTGGCTCCAAAAAAGAGTATCTGGACAAGCAGGTTGGTCAACTGGTGGAGAGCTGTATGGAAAACCGGAAGACGATTATGGAGACAAACAATGGTTCTTATGAGCTGAGCAAAGATCATGACGAGACGTTATCATCTTTTGTTATCGCCCCAATCATTTCGGGTGGTGATCCCATCGGAACGGTTATCCTTTTCAACAAGGATGAATCGGTGAAGATGTCTCAAATGGAAGTCAAAATGTCCGAGACGGCTGCCGGATTCCTTGGCAAACAGATGGAGCAATAG
- a CDS encoding putative polysaccharide biosynthesis protein, which yields MKQSSTGSRLLQGAFVLGLAAIISKIIGAFQKIPLQNLGGDGVFGIYNTVYPFYMLIITIAAAGLPVAVSKFVAEQHALGLPKEGERVIRLSSMLLGGIGLALSLMMYIGAPLVGNLIGNGSVVPSIRAASMALLFVPVMTGLRGYFQGLQQMVPTAVSQVVEQTVRVTVMIVLLLWLMRRGASLETIAAGAMIGSVAGGFAGLVTMLGYVYHYRAKHGKRPIVMESAGSVAGQSVDAIAVSMEETKGRHREESSLFPEQRRSNGEWIRTLLWYAIPVCLGSLAVPLMNLVDTFTVPRLLRREGLDELQSMVSFGIYNRGLPLVQLVTMLATSLSVLFIPAMAEARLKGGPEAVRQQAGLALRWFWLIGLAASAGLAVLAEPINRMLYGDAAGTEALRYMALTAAGSTVSIIAAALLQGLGAVRAPAFSMLAAAGVKVLLNVMLVPALGISGAALAGAVAYMLAAGLNVALLARLVALRPAPGAVLAKPALVIAAMSLAAAGTAWAAEAVLGGIGIAADRRLAAMGVSLLGIAAGSAVFVLAAARTGLLTAAELAAVPKLGPLLAKLLRRLRVLR from the coding sequence ATGAAACAGTCGTCTACAGGCTCAAGATTACTTCAGGGCGCATTTGTTCTTGGGCTTGCCGCCATTATATCCAAAATCATTGGTGCTTTTCAGAAGATTCCGCTGCAGAATCTGGGAGGAGACGGTGTTTTTGGCATCTACAATACGGTGTACCCGTTCTATATGCTGATCATTACTATTGCTGCTGCCGGACTTCCTGTTGCAGTATCCAAATTCGTGGCCGAGCAGCACGCTCTGGGGCTACCGAAGGAGGGTGAACGGGTTATACGCCTGTCCTCGATGCTGCTCGGTGGGATTGGACTGGCACTTTCCTTAATGATGTATATAGGTGCACCGTTAGTTGGCAACCTGATCGGAAACGGAAGTGTCGTACCGTCCATTCGGGCAGCTTCAATGGCATTGTTGTTTGTACCGGTGATGACTGGACTGCGCGGATATTTCCAGGGCTTGCAGCAGATGGTGCCTACAGCGGTATCCCAAGTGGTAGAGCAAACGGTACGGGTCACGGTGATGATTGTTCTGCTCTTGTGGCTCATGAGGCGGGGCGCTTCATTGGAGACCATTGCAGCAGGAGCCATGATTGGCTCAGTGGCTGGAGGGTTTGCAGGGTTAGTTACAATGCTCGGATATGTGTATCATTATCGGGCGAAACATGGGAAACGGCCCATTGTGATGGAAAGTGCCGGATCGGTAGCGGGGCAATCTGTTGATGCAATTGCTGTGAGTATGGAGGAAACGAAAGGTCGCCACCGAGAGGAGAGCAGCTTGTTTCCCGAACAGAGGCGATCCAACGGCGAATGGATTCGGACGCTGCTATGGTATGCCATTCCGGTCTGTCTCGGATCACTGGCAGTGCCATTGATGAATCTGGTGGATACCTTTACGGTACCTCGGTTGTTAAGACGAGAAGGGCTGGATGAACTTCAATCCATGGTGTCTTTCGGGATTTACAACCGGGGCTTGCCACTGGTTCAATTGGTGACGATGCTTGCCACATCGCTGTCTGTGCTCTTTATTCCGGCGATGGCCGAGGCCCGGCTGAAAGGCGGTCCGGAAGCGGTGAGGCAGCAAGCAGGCCTGGCGCTGCGCTGGTTCTGGCTGATCGGCCTGGCGGCATCCGCAGGTCTGGCGGTGCTGGCAGAGCCGATCAACCGCATGCTGTACGGGGATGCCGCAGGCACCGAAGCCCTGCGGTACATGGCGCTGACGGCTGCGGGCAGCACCGTCAGCATTATCGCGGCGGCGCTGCTGCAAGGCCTCGGCGCCGTGCGCGCACCCGCGTTCAGCATGCTGGCCGCCGCAGGCGTCAAGGTGCTGCTGAACGTCATGCTTGTGCCGGCGCTGGGCATCAGCGGCGCGGCCCTGGCAGGCGCAGTCGCCTACATGCTGGCGGCTGGCCTGAATGTGGCGCTGCTGGCGCGGCTTGTCGCCCTGCGCCCGGCCCCTGGCGCCGTCCTGGCGAAGCCGGCGCTGGTCATCGCCGCCATGAGCCTGGCGGCGGCAGGCACGGCCTGGGCCGCCGAAGCAGTGCTCGGCGGCATCGGGATCGCGGCCGACCGCAGGCTGGCCGCGATGGGCGTGAGCCTGCTTGGCATTGCCGCAGGCTCGGCCGTGTTCGTGCTGGCCGCTGCCCGGACGGGGCTGCTGACCGCCGCAGAGCTGGCGGCTGTGCCCAAGCTGGGGCCACTGCTGGCCAAGCTGCTGCGCAGACTGCGTGTGCTGCGCTAA
- the mazG gene encoding nucleoside triphosphate pyrophosphohydrolase, with translation MSAALTVVGLGSGDADQLTVGIIKKMKHAATLYVRTLDHPVLNDLKQEGLEMTPFDAIYEAKDSFPEVYDEIADRLIEAARKGEPGTEIVYAVPGHPMVAEASVRLLKERCPQMGISLRVMGGESFLDEAFIRLGFDPIEGFQLLDATSLNTELVQPQLHTLIGQVYDVFTASDVKLCLMDVYPDDYPVFVGHALGVQGQEIIHKVPLHDLDRIEGYGNLSLIYVPKNTDDALRRRSFARLHEIVNILRSPGGCPWDQEQTHQSIRKNLIEETYEVIETIDEDDPDHMKEELGDLLLQILLHSQMEEEVGTFNVYDVIEGLNDKLIFRHPHVFGEQQAENADEALQNWEQMKAEEKKRKGQDLQQSSVLDGIPRDLPALMKGYKLQKKAAKVGFDWDDVEGVFGKIEEELVELKEAVQHNQSAEERKLELGDLLFAAANVARFIDTDPEEALAATNRKFIQRFRYIEERLREQGRTPSDSNVDEMEQYWQEAKKAGL, from the coding sequence ATGAGTGCAGCTTTAACAGTGGTTGGTCTTGGATCTGGAGATGCAGATCAGCTGACGGTAGGAATCATCAAAAAAATGAAACATGCAGCGACGCTGTACGTACGGACACTGGATCATCCCGTATTGAATGATCTCAAGCAGGAGGGGTTGGAGATGACACCCTTCGATGCCATCTATGAGGCAAAGGACTCTTTTCCGGAAGTGTACGACGAAATTGCAGACCGGCTGATTGAGGCCGCACGCAAGGGCGAGCCAGGTACCGAGATTGTTTATGCCGTGCCAGGGCATCCCATGGTCGCTGAAGCGAGCGTACGCCTGTTGAAGGAGCGCTGCCCACAAATGGGCATTTCACTGCGTGTCATGGGCGGGGAGAGCTTTCTGGATGAAGCGTTTATTCGTCTTGGATTCGATCCGATTGAGGGTTTCCAGCTTCTCGATGCCACTAGTCTGAATACGGAGTTGGTGCAGCCGCAGCTTCATACCTTGATTGGACAAGTATATGATGTGTTTACCGCTTCTGACGTAAAACTGTGTCTGATGGACGTTTACCCTGACGATTATCCGGTATTTGTCGGACATGCCTTGGGTGTGCAGGGACAGGAGATCATTCACAAGGTACCGCTGCATGATCTGGACCGGATTGAAGGGTACGGTAATCTCTCATTGATCTATGTACCGAAAAATACGGATGACGCGCTTCGTCGACGTTCTTTCGCACGACTGCATGAAATCGTAAATATCCTTCGCAGTCCAGGCGGATGTCCATGGGATCAGGAGCAGACCCATCAATCCATTCGCAAAAACCTGATCGAGGAAACCTATGAAGTCATCGAAACGATTGATGAAGATGACCCTGATCACATGAAGGAAGAGCTGGGGGATCTCCTGTTGCAGATTTTGCTGCACTCCCAGATGGAAGAAGAGGTTGGCACGTTTAACGTGTACGACGTTATTGAAGGATTGAACGATAAGCTGATTTTCCGTCATCCGCACGTATTCGGTGAACAACAGGCAGAGAATGCGGATGAAGCGCTGCAAAACTGGGAACAGATGAAGGCAGAGGAGAAAAAGCGCAAGGGGCAGGATTTGCAGCAGTCTTCCGTGCTGGACGGTATTCCACGCGACTTGCCTGCTTTGATGAAAGGGTACAAATTACAGAAAAAAGCGGCCAAGGTCGGCTTTGATTGGGATGACGTGGAAGGTGTCTTTGGCAAGATCGAGGAAGAACTGGTAGAGCTAAAAGAAGCAGTGCAGCATAACCAGTCTGCGGAAGAACGGAAGTTGGAACTGGGTGATTTATTGTTTGCGGCTGCCAATGTGGCGAGATTTATTGATACCGATCCGGAGGAGGCGCTTGCCGCCACCAACCGGAAATTCATTCAGCGTTTTCGGTATATTGAGGAGCGTCTGCGTGAACAGGGAAGAACTCCATCAGACAGCAATGTTGATGAGATGGAGCAATACTGGCAGGAAGCGAAGAAGGCTGGATTGTAA
- a CDS encoding HU family DNA-binding protein: MNKTDLINNISTKSGLTKKDVESVLNGFLGEITDALASGDKVQLIGFGTFETRKRSGRTGRNPQTGNEIVIPESTVPAFKAGNKLKEAVK; the protein is encoded by the coding sequence ATGAACAAAACAGATCTGATTAACAACATTTCCACCAAAAGCGGTTTGACTAAAAAAGACGTTGAGTCCGTATTGAACGGCTTTTTGGGAGAAATTACAGATGCACTTGCCAGCGGAGACAAAGTACAACTGATCGGCTTTGGCACTTTTGAGACCCGCAAACGTTCCGGTCGTACCGGACGTAACCCGCAAACAGGGAATGAAATCGTGATTCCTGAGTCCACCGTTCCTGCGTTCAAAGCAGGCAACAAACTTAAAGAAGCCGTAAAATAA
- a CDS encoding RNA-binding S4 domain-containing protein has translation MRLDKFLKVSRLIKRRTVAKDVSEQGRVLVNGREAKPSAAVKVGDELTVQFGQKLVTVKVERLAESTKKDEASSLYTLVKEEPIAKDNGLNW, from the coding sequence ATGCGTCTTGATAAATTCCTGAAGGTCTCACGGCTGATTAAACGCCGCACGGTAGCCAAGGACGTTTCCGAACAGGGACGTGTGCTGGTGAACGGACGTGAAGCGAAGCCAAGCGCCGCTGTCAAAGTGGGCGATGAGCTTACGGTTCAGTTCGGTCAAAAGCTGGTCACCGTGAAGGTGGAGCGTCTTGCCGAGAGTACCAAGAAGGATGAGGCGAGCAGCCTCTACACCTTGGTTAAGGAAGAGCCGATCGCCAAGGATAACGGTCTGAACTGGTAA